CAGTTACTCCTCATAGGGATAATACTGATTACAGTTGCCACAAGAGTTATCCCGCTTGAAATGCAGAAAAAGATCATCAACCAGGCTATAAGCATGCGCAAAATGGACCTGCTGCTGATGTATTCAGGCATGTATCTGGCCGCCGTGGTTTCCGCAAGCCTGCTCAAGGGAGTAATAACCCTGCTCCAGACATATCTGGGACAGAAAGCCCTCGCCAGAATGCGTAAAGAACTTTACGCACATATCCTGACCCTGCCTTTGAGCTATTTTCGTAAAGCAAACCCGGGCATGGTCGTTTCTTCACTTGTAACAGAGCTTGCACCGGCAGGAGAATTTGTTGGCCAGTCTATTGCTGTTCCGGTCACTAACATACTTACACTGCTCTCTTTTGCCGGCTACCTGTTTTACCTTAACCCGACAATGGCCGCTATATCAATGGCTCTTTATCCTGTTGTAATAATTCTAATTCCTAGATTGCAAAAGCGCAGCAACCGCGCAAACAAAAAAAGAGTTGATATCACCAGAAACTTGAGCAGCCGTATAAATGAAACAGTTACTGGAATTCATGAAATTCATGGCAATGGTTCTTACAAAATAGAAAACCGTAAATACGGTCAATTCGTCGACGAATTATTCAAGATAAGAATTGTCTGGATTTTATATAAACAGGGCATAAAAGTTTTCAATAATTTCTTCCAGAATCTCGGCCCCTTCCTGCTGTTTTTAGTTGGTGGATATCTGGCAATACAAGGTAAGTTCGATCTTGGTGCTCTCGTGGCTTTTCTTTCGGCCTACGAAAAAATTTACGATCCATGGAAAGAGCTTATGGATTTTTATCAGGTTCATAACGATGCCTCGGTTCGTTACGAACGGGTTATGGAATACTTTGATGATGAACCTGAATTCGAGCTTGAACCTGAAGGCAGGGAGCCTCTTAAGCTTAAAGGTGAAATTAATGTCCAGAACCTCGGCTTTGCAGTAGCCGGAGGAGTAAGGCTTCTCAAACAGATCAATATGCACCTTGATCAGGGAGAACAGCTTGCACTGGTTGGTTTTTCCGGTAGCGGTAAAAGTACTTTGGCACAGTGTATTTCACAGCTTTACAAATATACGGGAGGATCAGTCAAAATTGACGGCTATGAGGTTGCTGATCTTACCAAAGCTGATGTTGTAAACAATACCGGAATAGTCTCCCAGTCTCCGTACATTTTTTCAGGATCATTAAAAGAAAATCTGCTCTATTCCTGTACTGCTGTGCTGGAAGGCGACCCGCAGGCCGAAGAAAAAATGCCCACTCGGGATGCTATGATCGAATCAATTCAACAGGCTGGAATATTTGTTGATGTTCTAAGATTCGGACTTAATACAGTTCTTGATACCGATCAGAATCCTGAACTGGCGGAACGCATAGTCCGCATCAGAAAAAATTTTCACACCGATTACGGGCAACAGCTCGCAGACAGTGTGGAGTTTTATCATGAAGGAGAATATCTGGAATACTCATCAGTAATGGCCAACATTATTTTTGGTAATCCGAATGATGAAAAATATTCTCCTCAAAACATAAGCACCAACCCGGCTTTTCTGGAATTTCTGCGGGGAGCCCAGCTTGAAACACCACTCTTGAGCCTTGGCCGTGAGATAGCAAGACAGACGGTTGATATTCTGGGCAATATGCCGATGGATGAAGTTTTCTTTGAACAAAGCCCGATACCGACAGAAAAATTTGAAGAATATAAGAAGCTTGTAAATCATATTGAAAGGCGTCCGCTACAGGAACTGGAAGCTGAAGACCGAAAAATGCTTATGCGGCTGGCAATGGATTTCATTCCCGGCAAGCATAAAATGGTGGTTCTACCTGATTTACTGCGCAACCTCCTGCTTGACGGGCGCAAACTCTTTTTCGAAAAAGTTCACCGTATGATGCCCAATGCCTTCTCGTTCTTCAGAATGACGGACTATATAAGTTCACAGACTATTCTGGATAATATCCTTTTTGGTAAACCTAAATCAGATCATCCAAAAGTTCAGGATGCTATCAACCAAAGCATGATCCAGCTTCTCATTGAAGAAGATCTCCTTGAAAAGATAGTAGAGATAGGCATGGAATTCGATGTAGGCACCAAGGGGGATAAGCTTTCAGGAGGTCAGCGGCAGAAGCTGGCCATTGCCAGAACCTTCCTCAAGAACCCGCCCATAATGATTATGGATGAGGCAACGTCAGCTCTGGATAACTCCTCACAGAACCGCATTCAGAACCTTCTGGAAACAAAATGGAAGGGTCGGTCAACTTTGATATCAGTAATCCACAGACTTGACACCATTAAGAACTATGACAAGATTGCAGTAATGAAGGCCGGTAAACTTGTTGAAATCGGCCCTTATACTGATCTGATGAATAAAAAGGGAATCCTTTACGAACTCGTACACGGAGCAGATTAGTCATGAGCAATCAAACCAGTGAATATAAGCAGCATCTGGAACTGATCAGGGAAATCAAGTACTTCTCAGCTGTCAGTCTTGAAGCACAGAAGGTTCTTGCATATTTATGTGTAAGGGAAACTTTTCAAAAGGGTGAGACTGTTTTTAAAACTGGAGACATTGACCTTTCAGCCTACCACCTCCTTGACGGACGGCTGGAAATATTTATTGATGAATTAGATGAACCCATAGGGCATTTTAAACAGGGAGACTTTTTCGGAGCTCTGACTCTCTTAGGAGAATCACCACGATTATTCACTCTAAAAGCTGCTGAACAAACAAACTGCATCCGGCTGACCAAAGATAAATTTACCAAGGTCAGAGAACAATTTCCGGAACTCTCGGATAAATTTATGCTTATGACGGTTGAAGACGTTAATACATGGGAAAAACGATTTCTGAAACACATGGTTCCGGAATGCGTAGGATGCCTGTCGACACTGGGCCTTACTTTAATATAGCCAGAGACTTGTGAGGTAATATGAAAAAAATAATCATAATATCTTTTTCTATTTTTATTTTAAGCTGCTCGGCCGCTATGGCTTATAGCGCACCTGAAACAATCGCAGGTGTTTCCCTTGGTAAAAGTTACCATGAACTGAGGTCTGTACTGGATTTGGATTCAATGGACTCTCAGTGGAATGAAGACTATCTCAAAAGAATCGAAATTATGCCTATGCAGGGCTATCGAAGCGGATACGTAGTTGTCGGTAATTGTAAACGTAAAGATGTGGTTCTTAAAATTAAGCTTAATTATAAGGATGACAGCGTTGAATTTTTCAACTCACTCTACACCAAACTTCGCAAGCGTTATGGCAACCCGGTAGACTGGCGGGGCAACCCCTTTGGAACTCTGAAAATTTGGAAGTGGTCACTGAAAGATTCCAAAGGCAATATAAGCCTTATCCTGCATCATTTCAGTGGTGATGACGACAGCACAACACAAGGCAATTGTATTAAACTCTCACGGCCGGAATTTATTAAAGAAGAAAGGCTCTGCTGGGAAAAGGACCACCCGGAACCAACAGACAATATAATCCCCGCTAAAATAAAAGGATTGGATTGGTTCCTTCCATATTAATATAAAAAATGATTTTCACAAAGGAGTCCTCTGAGAATATCGGAGGACTCTTTTGTATACAAAGTCTGAGCTTAAATTTTCATAAGCAATAATTCAGCAATACCAATTCAACTAATTCGCTACGGATTAAACAATATCAAGCTCTGCTGAAATGAAAGAGCTATGACGGGTATACCTACCTTATATTCTACAATTCTCTTACTATTCCCAATTCATATTGTAATTTCATCAAACTGATTTTAATTAGAGCGTATCCGCCATAAATTCAGGCAGCCTGAAAATTACTGAATTTATCTTAGATCATCTGAGCTTAGCCTATTCAGGCTTTGCCAGTCCTAGATTAGCCCTATTTTAACATAGTCATCGAACTCATTTTTAGCTCAACAAAAAAGACCCGCTCCATAAGGAACGGGTCTTTTAAATTCAATTAAACCTATGAGACTACTTATTCAGCTTAACTTCCTGCGGGAATACCGGGAGGTATCTGTAGGCGAGGCTGATAACCAGTGCGCCGTAAGCAACGATCATTCCTGAGGTTGCCCACTCTGCCCAGTTAGGTGCGTAGGTCTGCCATTTATCAAACGGCATAACAGGCACAGCAATAGACTGAACAGTGAATACATACCTGTTGATGGTTATACCTGCGCAATCAAGTATTGCTGCGGTATAAAGCCAGAAAGGTTTGTTTCTGATAGAAGGAGTTATCAGCATGATAGCCGGGAGAACTCCGCAAAGTCCAAGCTCTGTCCAGAGGAGCCATTTTCCGTAGATAGTTCCGTAGAACATCTGATCGAAAGTCATTCCAACGGAAGGGAGATAGCCGACAGCCCATGCCCAGGTATCAATGATCTTGAAGAACATGTACAGGCAGAGCATAGCTCCGGCAATTTTACCCATCAAAGCTTTAACTTTGTAATCAACAAGTTTTCTACCTGTAAGTTTCTCCATGAGAGCGCAGATCAGAACAGTGAAAACAGGTCCTGAACCAACAGCAGAGAGAACAAAGAGGAAGAAAGTCCAGGGCCAGATGAAGAAACCTTCACGGAATGCATACGGGCGTCCGAACATTACACCGTACATACCACCGAGAGAACCCTGATGGAATGTTGAAAGGAAAGTTCCGATTCCGGCAAACAGAGCCATGTTCACATGAAGATTGTGAGCAAGGTGATGCAGGAAAGGAATCTTATTGAGCTGCTTCTGTTCAAGAATCAGCGGAATAAACTCAATAATCAGAACAGTGCAGTAGCATGTAATACAGAAGATAACTTCTGTGAGCATGGAATGCACATTAGGGTGCCAGTAACCGAACCAGGCTCTACCGGGCTGACCGATATCCATGGTCAGAATGAGCATAGCTCCGGAGTAGCAGAGAAAACCGACAATAACTGTCAGGTTGATAATATTTTTAAGTTGATCAATCTTGAGTATGTATTTCAGGAATCCGGTGAAAAATGCACCGGCTCCAAGAGCAATTACTGCAAGGTCGAAGGTAATCCAAAGTCCGAACCCAAAATAGTTATCAAGGCCGGTGACTCCGATTCCATGATAGAATACCTGAAAAGAGGCGTATACACCCCAAAGCAGGAACAGGAGTATGAATCCGCACCAGGCCATAAACTTGGGCAGACCACAACGAGTCACGCCTTCCGGGAAGAGATTTCTGTCCATTTTCCTCTCTCCTAATGCTTTTCTTCAGCCGTATGATGGTCGGCCTGTTTGCGGACCCACTCGCGACGGCTGATGTAGTAAACCTGCGGATCCATACCCAGTTTCTCAAGGAGACGGAAAGCATACTTACTGTGTGCAAGTTCGTGTACCTTGTGTTCCGGGTTGTTTATATCACCGAAAGTAATCGCTCCAGAAGGACAGGATTCAACACAGGCAGGCTGATACCAATCTTCAGGCATCTTCAAAGGATCAACACCTTCCTGACGTGCACGCTGGCGTGCATTCATAAGTCTGGTGTGGCAGAAGTTGCATTTCTCAACAACACCCCTTGGGCGGGTTGAAGTCATCGGAGAAAGAGTCTTGTCCATTCCTTCAGGCCATTTAGGATCGAACCATCCAAAATAACGGGCATGGTAAGGACAGGCAGCCATGCAGTATCTGCAACCTATACAACGAGGATAAATCTGGCTGACAATTCCACCCTCTTCATCTTTTGCAGTAGCAACAACAGGACAAACAGGAACGCATGCAGGATTTTCGCACTGCATACACGGACGGGGAAGATAAGCTACTTCACGATCCGGAAAGTTTTTACCGTTGTTGAGTTCATAAACGAGCATCCATGTGAGGGTTTTAAGCTTGTTGGAGCCATCCTCCATGGGAGCAATATTGTTTTCTGCCTGGCAGGATACCATGCATGCACCGCAACCGGTACATTTATCGATATCCACGCACATGACATATCTGGTCTCAAAATCAATATGATTATGCATGACAAAAATCCCCTGACTTAAATTTTGGCAACGCTGACTTTAGATCCTTTCCAGACAGCCATGCCTGAACCAGGCTCCGTGCTGACAGAAAGTACCTTATTAATATTGTCGCCTTTTCCTTTGGAATAAACATCCCAGGCGGTATGCCCGAGACCAAAGGGAGCGGCAACGACACCAGTCATCACGCCTTCGTTCACATGGACCCTTGCCACACACTCTCCAGCTGCGCCACCGAGCTTGACTTTGCTGCCTTCGGCAACACCGAGTTTTGCTGCAGTTGCACTGTTGAGCTGTACAAAAAAGTCCTTACCCTTCAGCTCTTCTTCAGAAATGGTTACGCAGTTGAGAGGCGGAATCGCCATAGTTGCGGAACCAATATTGAGCTGAACATAGGGAGCCAGTGTGATTTCTCCGCCCTTAGGCATTATGACAGCCTTGGAAAGAGCGGGAGCTGCAAATGTCAGAGAACCATTGAAATCAGCAGAATCAGCAACAAAGGTTTTACCTTCGAGCAGTTCGTCAAAATCGGCTCCTGCTTTCTCAGCCTTGCCCTTAAGCATTTCTTCATAAGAGTCATAACCCAGATCAATACCCAGACCGCTTGAAACATCAAGAAGCACGTCCACTGTCTGCTTGCAGTCAAATGGAGAATTCTCGACAACAGGTCCGCAGGCTGCAAGCATGGCAGCACCTGATCCGTAGGGAGACTGAGCGTCATCAAAACGCTCGAAACTGTGCGGATTGGGAAGGATAAGATCAGCTTTAACAGCGGTTTCATCCATCCAGGTGCTGAAACTTACAAGAAAGGGAACCTTTTCAATTGCGGCGGCTGCGGTTTCAGCCTGAGGCATTGCATAAACAGGGTTGGCTTCATGAACTAACAGAACATCAGGAGCAGCAGTCTTGCCGGAGGCAATCTGCATCAGATATCCTGCAAAATCTCTGGTAGCCATCTCCGCTTTTGTAGGAGCAGATTCAACAGCTTTAGGAAACTCAGAAACAGCAACCATGCCGCCCTTTCTGTTCACGCTTCCAAGCAGCATATTAAGAGCTGCACCGGCTACAACGTCTGCTGTTCCTGCACCCTGACCGGACTCGGAACCGCAGATAACCAGAGGAGCTGAAGAAGTTCTGAGCTGCTTGGCAAGCCCGGCAAGTACAGCCGGTTTTACGCCAATGGCTTTTTCAACTTTATCAGGTGAAAATCTGGAAGCAACCAGAGTTTTGAAATCTTCGAAATCAGAAGCTGGAGCAACGGCTCCCATTTTAA
Above is a window of Maridesulfovibrio bastinii DSM 16055 DNA encoding:
- a CDS encoding ABC transporter ATP-binding protein/permease, which codes for MITKRPLSYWIKKSDLKIQLLLIGIILITVATRVIPLEMQKKIINQAISMRKMDLLLMYSGMYLAAVVSASLLKGVITLLQTYLGQKALARMRKELYAHILTLPLSYFRKANPGMVVSSLVTELAPAGEFVGQSIAVPVTNILTLLSFAGYLFYLNPTMAAISMALYPVVIILIPRLQKRSNRANKKRVDITRNLSSRINETVTGIHEIHGNGSYKIENRKYGQFVDELFKIRIVWILYKQGIKVFNNFFQNLGPFLLFLVGGYLAIQGKFDLGALVAFLSAYEKIYDPWKELMDFYQVHNDASVRYERVMEYFDDEPEFELEPEGREPLKLKGEINVQNLGFAVAGGVRLLKQINMHLDQGEQLALVGFSGSGKSTLAQCISQLYKYTGGSVKIDGYEVADLTKADVVNNTGIVSQSPYIFSGSLKENLLYSCTAVLEGDPQAEEKMPTRDAMIESIQQAGIFVDVLRFGLNTVLDTDQNPELAERIVRIRKNFHTDYGQQLADSVEFYHEGEYLEYSSVMANIIFGNPNDEKYSPQNISTNPAFLEFLRGAQLETPLLSLGREIARQTVDILGNMPMDEVFFEQSPIPTEKFEEYKKLVNHIERRPLQELEAEDRKMLMRLAMDFIPGKHKMVVLPDLLRNLLLDGRKLFFEKVHRMMPNAFSFFRMTDYISSQTILDNILFGKPKSDHPKVQDAINQSMIQLLIEEDLLEKIVEIGMEFDVGTKGDKLSGGQRQKLAIARTFLKNPPIMIMDEATSALDNSSQNRIQNLLETKWKGRSTLISVIHRLDTIKNYDKIAVMKAGKLVEIGPYTDLMNKKGILYELVHGAD
- a CDS encoding cyclic nucleotide-binding domain-containing protein, which translates into the protein MSNQTSEYKQHLELIREIKYFSAVSLEAQKVLAYLCVRETFQKGETVFKTGDIDLSAYHLLDGRLEIFIDELDEPIGHFKQGDFFGALTLLGESPRLFTLKAAEQTNCIRLTKDKFTKVREQFPELSDKFMLMTVEDVNTWEKRFLKHMVPECVGCLSTLGLTLI
- the qrcD gene encoding menaquinone reductase integral membrane subunit QrcD, which translates into the protein MDRNLFPEGVTRCGLPKFMAWCGFILLFLLWGVYASFQVFYHGIGVTGLDNYFGFGLWITFDLAVIALGAGAFFTGFLKYILKIDQLKNIINLTVIVGFLCYSGAMLILTMDIGQPGRAWFGYWHPNVHSMLTEVIFCITCYCTVLIIEFIPLILEQKQLNKIPFLHHLAHNLHVNMALFAGIGTFLSTFHQGSLGGMYGVMFGRPYAFREGFFIWPWTFFLFVLSAVGSGPVFTVLICALMEKLTGRKLVDYKVKALMGKIAGAMLCLYMFFKIIDTWAWAVGYLPSVGMTFDQMFYGTIYGKWLLWTELGLCGVLPAIMLITPSIRNKPFWLYTAAILDCAGITINRYVFTVQSIAVPVMPFDKWQTYAPNWAEWATSGMIVAYGALVISLAYRYLPVFPQEVKLNK
- the qrcC gene encoding menaquinone reductase iron-sulfur cluster-binding subunit QrcC, yielding MHNHIDFETRYVMCVDIDKCTGCGACMVSCQAENNIAPMEDGSNKLKTLTWMLVYELNNGKNFPDREVAYLPRPCMQCENPACVPVCPVVATAKDEEGGIVSQIYPRCIGCRYCMAACPYHARYFGWFDPKWPEGMDKTLSPMTSTRPRGVVEKCNFCHTRLMNARQRARQEGVDPLKMPEDWYQPACVESCPSGAITFGDINNPEHKVHELAHSKYAFRLLEKLGMDPQVYYISRREWVRKQADHHTAEEKH
- the qrcB gene encoding menaquinone reductase molybdopterin-binding-like subunit QrcB, producing MGINRRTFIEVVAGGVVGSLFTPVIWKSLDDVSIWTQNWSWIPKLKYGELSTKPSIAKFGASPCQLQVRTAAGRPYGVMGSPESELSKGGIDALSAGGAQMLFSPSRVKSPMKKEGDKLVPVSWEDAEKIFSDKLAAVKGKPGKIASVSGDETGTAAEALSAFVQEMGSENAYMMPGDFQAASQAWAMMGGEGQPGYDLDNSDFVLMVGADIMESWGPAVRNQRVFAEKRPTGGDVEAVYVYAGPFVNGTASVSDKWIPVQAGSGAIFCLGLAYHLLKMGAVAPASDFEDFKTLVASRFSPDKVEKAIGVKPAVLAGLAKQLRTSSAPLVICGSESGQGAGTADVVAGAALNMLLGSVNRKGGMVAVSEFPKAVESAPTKAEMATRDFAGYLMQIASGKTAAPDVLLVHEANPVYAMPQAETAAAAIEKVPFLVSFSTWMDETAVKADLILPNPHSFERFDDAQSPYGSGAAMLAACGPVVENSPFDCKQTVDVLLDVSSGLGIDLGYDSYEEMLKGKAEKAGADFDELLEGKTFVADSADFNGSLTFAAPALSKAVIMPKGGEITLAPYVQLNIGSATMAIPPLNCVTISEEELKGKDFFVQLNSATAAKLGVAEGSKVKLGGAAGECVARVHVNEGVMTGVVAAPFGLGHTAWDVYSKGKGDNINKVLSVSTEPGSGMAVWKGSKVSVAKI